A genomic segment from Pseudomonas sessilinigenes encodes:
- the rplB gene encoding 50S ribosomal protein L2, with translation MAIVKCKPTSPGRRFVVKVVNQELHKGAPHAPLIEKKSKSGGRNNNGRITTRHVGGGHKQHYRLVDFRRNDKDGIAATVERIEYDPNRTAHIALLCYADGERRYIIAPKGVSAGDQLIAGALAPIKPGNALQLRNIPVGSTVHGIELKPGKGAQIARSAGASAQLVAREGVYVTLRLRSGEMRKVLAECRATLGEVSNSEHSLRSLGKAGAKRWRGVRPTVRGVAMNPVDHPHGGGEGRTSGGRHPVSPWGFPTKGAKTRGNKRTDKMIVRRRK, from the coding sequence ATGGCAATCGTTAAATGCAAACCGACTTCCCCTGGCCGCCGTTTTGTGGTCAAGGTGGTCAACCAGGAGCTGCATAAAGGCGCTCCTCACGCACCGCTGATCGAGAAAAAATCGAAGTCTGGTGGTCGTAACAACAATGGCCGTATCACTACTCGTCACGTTGGTGGTGGTCATAAGCAGCATTACCGTCTGGTCGACTTCCGTCGCAACGATAAGGATGGCATCGCTGCCACCGTCGAGCGTATCGAATACGATCCAAACCGTACTGCTCACATCGCCCTGCTGTGCTATGCAGATGGCGAGCGTCGCTACATCATCGCCCCTAAAGGCGTGAGCGCTGGCGACCAGCTGATCGCAGGTGCTCTGGCACCGATCAAGCCGGGCAACGCTCTGCAGCTGCGTAACATTCCAGTTGGTAGCACCGTACACGGCATCGAGCTGAAGCCGGGTAAAGGCGCGCAAATCGCTCGTTCCGCTGGTGCTTCGGCTCAGCTGGTCGCTCGCGAGGGTGTCTATGTGACCCTGCGTCTGCGCTCTGGTGAAATGCGTAAAGTGCTGGCTGAGTGCCGCGCGACCCTGGGCGAAGTCTCGAACTCCGAGCACAGCCTGCGTTCGCTGGGTAAAGCTGGTGCCAAACGCTGGCGTGGCGTTCGCCCAACCGTTCGTGGTGTTGCCATGAACCCGGTTGACCACCCACATGGTGGTGGTGAAGGTCGTACCTCCGGTGGTCGTCATCCGGTATCGCCATGGGGCTTCCCGACTAAGGGCGCGAAGACTCGTGGTAATAAGCGTACCGACAAAATGATCGTCCGTCGTCGCAAGTAA
- the rpsS gene encoding 30S ribosomal protein S19 encodes MPRSLKKGPFIDLHLLKKIEVAAEKNDRKPVKTWSRRSMILPQMVGLTIAVHNGRQHVPVLVNEDMVGHKLGEFAGTRTYRGHVADKKAKR; translated from the coding sequence GTGCCACGTTCTCTGAAAAAAGGTCCTTTTATTGATCTTCACCTACTGAAGAAGATCGAAGTGGCGGCGGAAAAGAACGATCGCAAACCAGTTAAGACCTGGTCGCGCCGTTCCATGATCCTGCCACAAATGGTCGGTCTGACCATTGCTGTGCATAACGGTCGTCAGCATGTTCCAGTTCTCGTGAACGAAGACATGGTCGGCCACAAACTGGGCGAGTTCGCCGGTACCCGTACATATCGCGGGCACGTGGCTGACAAGAAAGCCAAGCGTTAA
- the rplV gene encoding 50S ribosomal protein L22, translated as MEVAAKLSGARISAQKARLVADQIRGKKVGDALNLLAFSSKKAAEIMKKVLESAVANAEHNEGADVDDLKVSTVFVNEGRSLKRIMPRAKGRADRIVKRSCHITVKVADK; from the coding sequence ATGGAAGTAGCCGCTAAGTTGTCGGGCGCTCGAATCTCCGCCCAGAAAGCCCGCTTGGTCGCCGACCAGATCCGCGGGAAGAAGGTGGGCGATGCGCTCAACCTGCTGGCTTTCAGCAGTAAGAAAGCCGCCGAGATCATGAAGAAAGTGCTGGAGTCGGCCGTAGCCAACGCCGAGCATAACGAAGGCGCAGACGTTGATGACCTGAAGGTCTCCACCGTTTTCGTCAACGAAGGGCGTTCGCTGAAGCGCATCATGCCACGTGCCAAAGGCCGTGCTGATCGCATCGTCAAGCGGTCTTGCCATATCACTGTCAAGGTTGCTGACAAGTAA
- the rpsC gene encoding 30S ribosomal protein S3: MGQKVHPIGIRLGIVKEHTSVWYADGRTYADYLLADLNVREYLQDKLKSASVSRIDIHRPAQTARITIHTARPGIVIGKKGEDVEKLRQDLTKQMGVPVHINIEEIRKPELDGMLVAQSVAQQLERRVMFRRAMKRAVQNAMRIGAKGIKIQVSGRLGGAEIARTEWYREGRVPLHTLRADIDYATYEAHTTYGVIGVKVWIFKGEVIGGRQEELKPQAPAPRKKAAK; encoded by the coding sequence ATGGGTCAGAAAGTACATCCCATTGGCATTCGCCTGGGAATCGTCAAGGAGCACACCTCCGTCTGGTACGCAGACGGTCGGACTTATGCGGACTATTTGCTCGCAGATCTGAATGTGCGTGAGTATCTCCAAGACAAACTAAAAAGCGCGTCCGTAAGCCGTATCGATATTCATCGTCCGGCTCAAACTGCACGCATCACCATCCACACCGCTCGTCCCGGCATCGTGATCGGCAAGAAAGGTGAAGATGTTGAAAAACTGCGTCAGGACCTGACCAAGCAAATGGGTGTGCCTGTGCACATCAATATCGAAGAGATCCGCAAGCCGGAGCTCGACGGTATGCTGGTTGCCCAGAGCGTAGCTCAGCAGCTGGAGCGTCGTGTAATGTTCCGTCGCGCTATGAAGCGCGCCGTACAGAACGCCATGCGCATTGGTGCCAAAGGCATCAAAATCCAAGTGAGCGGTCGTCTCGGCGGTGCTGAAATCGCACGTACTGAATGGTATCGCGAAGGTCGTGTGCCACTGCACACCCTGCGTGCCGATATCGACTATGCCACCTACGAAGCTCACACCACCTACGGTGTGATCGGTGTGAAGGTTTGGATCTTCAAAGGCGAAGTAATTGGTGGTCGCCAAGAAGAGCTGAAGCCACAAGCACCAGCGCCTCGTAAAAAAGCTGCTAAGTAA
- the rplP gene encoding 50S ribosomal protein L16, with the protein MLQPKRTKFRKQMTGHNRGLALRGSKVSFGEFALKSVARGRLTARQIESARRALTRHVKRGGKIWIRVFPDKPISKKPLEVRMGKGKGNVEYWVAQIQPGKVLYEIEGVSEELAREAFALAAAKLPLATSFVKRTVM; encoded by the coding sequence ATGTTGCAACCAAAGCGTACGAAGTTCCGCAAGCAAATGACCGGCCACAACCGTGGTCTGGCGCTGCGCGGTAGCAAAGTCAGCTTCGGCGAGTTCGCGCTGAAGTCTGTTGCTCGTGGTCGTCTCACCGCTCGTCAGATCGAGTCGGCACGTCGTGCCCTGACCCGTCACGTAAAGCGTGGCGGTAAGATCTGGATCCGTGTATTCCCGGACAAGCCTATTTCCAAGAAGCCACTCGAAGTTCGGATGGGTAAAGGTAAGGGTAACGTCGAATACTGGGTTGCCCAGATTCAGCCAGGCAAAGTCCTGTATGAAATCGAGGGTGTTTCTGAAGAGCTGGCGCGTGAGGCTTTCGCCCTGGCTGCTGCAAAGCTGCCGCTCGCCACCTCCTTTGTTAAGCGGACGGTGATGTGA
- the rpmC gene encoding 50S ribosomal protein L29, which yields MKANELREKSAQQLNEQLLGLLRDQFNLRMQKATGQLGQSHLLSQVKRDIARVKTVLNQQAGK from the coding sequence ATGAAAGCGAATGAACTTCGTGAAAAATCCGCACAGCAGCTGAACGAGCAACTGCTCGGCCTGCTGCGCGACCAGTTCAATCTGCGTATGCAGAAAGCAACTGGCCAGTTGGGGCAGTCTCATCTGCTCTCGCAAGTTAAGCGTGACATCGCTCGCGTGAAGACTGTGCTCAACCAGCAGGCAGGTAAGTAA
- the rpsQ gene encoding 30S ribosomal protein S17, which translates to MAEAEKTVRTLTGRVVSDKMDKTITVLIERRVKHPIYGKYVKRSTKLHAHDETNQCHIGDKVTIRETRPMAKTKSWALVDVLERAVEV; encoded by the coding sequence ATGGCTGAAGCCGAAAAAACTGTCCGTACGCTGACTGGCCGTGTTGTCAGCGACAAGATGGACAAGACCATCACCGTTCTGATCGAGCGTCGCGTTAAGCACCCTATCTACGGTAAATACGTTAAGCGTTCGACTAAGCTGCACGCGCACGACGAAACCAACCAGTGCCACATCGGCGACAAGGTCACTATTCGTGAAACTCGTCCGATGGCCAAGACCAAGTCCTGGGCCCTGGTTGATGTTCTCGAACGCGCTGTGGAAGTCTAA
- the rplN gene encoding 50S ribosomal protein L14, translating into MIQTQSMLDVADNSGARRVMCIKVLGGSHRRYAGIGDIIKVTVKEAIPRGKVKKGQVMTAVVVRTRHGVRRADGSIIRFDGNAAVLLNNKQEPIGTRIFGPVTRELRTEKFMKIVSLAPEVL; encoded by the coding sequence ATGATTCAGACTCAATCCATGCTCGATGTGGCCGATAACAGCGGCGCTCGCCGCGTTATGTGCATCAAGGTGCTGGGTGGCTCCCATCGTCGTTACGCTGGTATCGGTGACATCATCAAGGTTACCGTCAAGGAAGCAATTCCTCGCGGTAAGGTGAAAAAAGGCCAAGTGATGACTGCTGTCGTAGTCCGCACTCGTCACGGCGTTCGCCGTGCAGATGGCTCGATCATCCGCTTTGATGGCAACGCTGCTGTTCTGCTGAACAACAAGCAAGAACCGATCGGCACCCGTATCTTTGGGCCAGTGACCCGTGAACTTCGTACTGAGAAGTTCATGAAGATCGTCTCGCTCGCCCCAGAAGTGCTGTAA
- the rplX gene encoding 50S ribosomal protein L24, whose translation MQKIRRDDEIIVIAGKDKGKRGKVLKVLADDRLVVGGLNLVKRHTKPNPMSGVQGGIVEKEAPLHASNVAIFNSETNKADRVGFKVEDGKKIRVFKSTQKAVDA comes from the coding sequence ATGCAAAAGATTCGTCGTGACGACGAGATCATCGTGATCGCCGGCAAAGACAAAGGTAAGCGCGGTAAAGTGCTTAAGGTTCTGGCTGACGACCGTCTGGTCGTTGGTGGCCTGAACCTGGTCAAGCGCCATACCAAGCCTAACCCGATGTCGGGCGTACAGGGCGGTATCGTCGAGAAAGAAGCGCCACTGCACGCTTCCAACGTCGCTATTTTCAACAGCGAAACCAACAAGGCTGACCGCGTTGGTTTCAAAGTAGAAGATGGCAAAAAAATTCGTGTCTTCAAGTCGACCCAAAAAGCGGTTGATGCTTGA
- the rplE gene encoding 50S ribosomal protein L5, which translates to MARLQEIYRKEIAPKLKEELKLSNVMEVPRVTKITLNMGLGEAIGDKKVIEHAVADLEKITGQKVVVTHARKSIAGFKVREGWPIGVKVTLRRERMYEFLDRLLSISLPRVRDFRGLNAKSFDGRGNYSMGVKEQIIFPEIDYDKIDALRGLDITLTTTAKNDDEGRALLRAFKFPFRN; encoded by the coding sequence ATGGCACGACTACAAGAGATTTACCGGAAGGAAATCGCTCCGAAACTTAAGGAAGAACTTAAGCTTTCGAACGTGATGGAAGTTCCGCGCGTTACCAAGATCACCTTGAACATGGGTCTGGGCGAAGCGATCGGCGACAAAAAAGTCATCGAACACGCTGTTGCTGACCTGGAAAAGATCACCGGCCAGAAAGTCGTTGTGACTCACGCTCGTAAATCCATCGCTGGCTTTAAAGTCCGCGAAGGCTGGCCGATCGGTGTCAAAGTGACCCTGCGTCGTGAGCGTATGTACGAGTTCCTGGATCGTCTGCTGTCGATCTCCCTGCCTCGGGTTCGCGACTTCCGCGGCCTGAATGCCAAGTCCTTCGACGGTCGTGGCAACTACAGCATGGGCGTGAAAGAGCAGATCATTTTCCCGGAAATCGATTACGACAAGATCGATGCTCTCCGCGGTCTGGACATTACCCTGACCACCACTGCCAAGAACGATGACGAAGGCCGCGCTCTGCTGCGTGCTTTCAAATTCCCGTTCCGCAACTGA
- the rpsN gene encoding 30S ribosomal protein S14, whose protein sequence is MAKKSMKNRELKRQLTVAKYAAKRAALKAIIVDLNASPEARWEATVALQKQPRDASASRMRNRCRLTGRPHGVYRKFGLGRNKLREAAMRGDVPGLVKASW, encoded by the coding sequence ATGGCCAAGAAGAGCATGAAGAACCGTGAGCTGAAGCGTCAGCTCACCGTTGCCAAGTACGCCGCCAAGCGTGCAGCGCTGAAAGCTATCATCGTGGATCTGAACGCAAGTCCAGAAGCCCGTTGGGAAGCTACTGTCGCTCTGCAGAAGCAGCCACGTGACGCTAGCGCATCGCGCATGCGTAACCGCTGCCGCCTGACCGGTCGTCCGCACGGCGTTTACCGCAAGTTCGGCCTGGGCCGTAACAAGCTGCGTGAAGCTGCCATGCGTGGTGACGTACCAGGTCTGGTCAAAGCCAGCTGGTAA
- the rpsH gene encoding 30S ribosomal protein S8, with amino-acid sequence MSMQDPLADMLTRIRNAQMAEKSVVSMPSSTLKVAVAKVLKDEGYIAGYQISSEIKPLLSIELKYFEGRPVIEEVKRVSRPGLRQYKSVEELPKVRGGLGVSIVSTNKGVMTDRAARAAGVGGEVLCTVF; translated from the coding sequence ATGAGTATGCAGGACCCGTTAGCGGACATGCTAACTCGAATCCGTAATGCCCAGATGGCTGAAAAGTCCGTCGTAAGCATGCCGTCTTCCACGCTGAAGGTGGCTGTAGCAAAAGTCCTGAAGGACGAAGGTTACATCGCGGGTTATCAGATCAGCAGCGAAATCAAACCTCTGCTGTCCATCGAGCTGAAGTACTTCGAAGGCCGTCCGGTCATCGAGGAAGTGAAGCGCGTTAGCCGTCCAGGCCTGCGTCAGTACAAGTCCGTTGAAGAGCTGCCGAAAGTACGTGGCGGCCTTGGCGTGTCTATCGTCTCCACCAACAAAGGTGTGATGACTGATCGTGCTGCGCGCGCTGCCGGTGTCGGCGGCGAAGTTCTTTGCACTGTGTTCTAA
- the rplF gene encoding 50S ribosomal protein L6 — translation MSRVAKNPVKLPAGVEVKFAGQQLSVKGAKGTLELNVHASVEIVQEAGELRFAARNGDQQTRAMAGTTRALVNNMVQGVSQGFERKLQLVGVGYKAQAKGTVLNLALGFSHPVDYELPAGITAETPSQTDILIKGIDKQLVGQVAAEIRDFRPPEPYKGKGVRYADEVVRRKEAKKK, via the coding sequence ATGTCTCGCGTCGCTAAGAACCCCGTTAAGCTGCCAGCTGGCGTCGAAGTAAAATTCGCCGGCCAACAGCTTTCGGTGAAGGGTGCCAAGGGTACTCTCGAACTGAACGTACACGCCTCCGTTGAAATTGTTCAGGAAGCTGGTGAGCTGCGTTTCGCTGCTCGCAACGGCGACCAACAAACTCGCGCAATGGCCGGTACTACCCGTGCACTGGTAAACAACATGGTCCAAGGCGTAAGCCAAGGCTTCGAGCGTAAGCTCCAGCTGGTCGGTGTTGGTTACAAGGCACAAGCAAAAGGCACAGTGCTGAACCTGGCCCTCGGCTTCTCGCATCCAGTGGATTACGAACTGCCGGCAGGCATTACCGCTGAGACTCCTAGCCAGACCGATATCCTGATCAAGGGCATCGATAAGCAGCTGGTAGGTCAAGTGGCCGCTGAGATCCGCGACTTCCGTCCACCAGAGCCTTATAAAGGTAAAGGTGTGCGCTACGCGGACGAAGTCGTCCGTCGTAAAGAAGCCAAGAAGAAGTAG
- the rplR gene encoding 50S ribosomal protein L18, whose product MTDKKVTRLRRARKARLKMHELEVVRLCVFRSSQHIYAQVISADGNKVLASASTLDKELRDGATGNIDAATKVGQLVATRAKAAGVSQVAFDRSGFKYHGRVKALAEAAREAGLEF is encoded by the coding sequence ATGACCGACAAAAAAGTTACTCGACTGCGTCGCGCTCGCAAAGCACGCCTGAAAATGCACGAACTCGAAGTCGTGCGTCTCTGCGTGTTCCGCTCTTCGCAGCACATCTACGCCCAGGTCATTTCGGCCGACGGCAACAAAGTCCTGGCAAGTGCCTCGACTTTGGATAAAGAACTGCGTGATGGTGCCACCGGCAACATCGACGCGGCCACTAAGGTTGGCCAGCTGGTCGCTACGCGTGCAAAAGCCGCTGGCGTCTCGCAGGTGGCTTTCGACCGCTCTGGCTTCAAGTACCACGGCCGCGTCAAGGCGCTGGCTGAGGCTGCTCGTGAAGCTGGGCTGGAGTTCTAA
- the rpsE gene encoding 30S ribosomal protein S5 — protein sequence MSNNDQKRDEGYIEKLVQVNRVAKTVKGGRIFTFTALTVVGDGKGRVGFGRGKSREVPAAIQKAMEAARRNMIQVDLDGTTLQYAMKSAHGASKVYMQPASEGTGIIAGGAMRAVLEVAGVQNVLAKCYGSTNPVNVVHATFKGLKAMQSPESIAAKRGKSVQEII from the coding sequence ATGTCCAATAACGACCAAAAGCGCGACGAAGGCTACATCGAGAAGCTGGTTCAAGTTAACCGCGTAGCCAAAACCGTTAAAGGCGGCCGTATCTTCACTTTCACCGCGTTGACCGTGGTTGGTGATGGTAAGGGCCGTGTTGGCTTCGGCCGTGGCAAGTCGCGTGAAGTGCCTGCTGCGATCCAGAAGGCAATGGAAGCTGCTCGTCGCAACATGATCCAGGTTGATCTGGATGGCACTACTCTGCAGTACGCAATGAAGTCCGCTCATGGCGCTTCGAAGGTGTACATGCAGCCTGCTTCTGAAGGTACCGGTATCATCGCTGGCGGCGCTATGCGTGCTGTTCTCGAAGTTGCTGGCGTTCAGAACGTTCTGGCCAAGTGCTACGGCTCGACTAACCCAGTAAACGTGGTTCACGCCACTTTCAAGGGTTTGAAAGCAATGCAGTCCCCTGAATCCATTGCCGCCAAGCGTGGCAAAAGCGTCCAGGAGATCATCTGA
- the rpmD gene encoding 50S ribosomal protein L30: protein MATVKVTLIKSMTGRIPNHKLCVKGLGLRRIGHTVEVQDTPENRGMINKAYYMLRVEG from the coding sequence ATGGCTACCGTTAAAGTAACGCTGATCAAAAGCATGACCGGCCGTATCCCTAACCACAAGCTGTGCGTTAAGGGTCTGGGCCTGCGTCGCATCGGTCACACTGTAGAAGTCCAGGATACTCCCGAGAACCGCGGGATGATCAACAAGGCTTACTACATGCTGCGTGTCGAGGGTTAA
- the rplO gene encoding 50S ribosomal protein L15, with protein sequence MKLNDLSPAPGSRREKHRPGRGIGSGLGKTGGRGHKGQTSRSGGTIAPGFEGGQQPLHRRLPKFGFVSLKAMDRAEVRLSELAKVEGDIVTVQSLKDANVINQNVQRVKIMLSGEVTRAVTIKGIAATKGARAAIEAAGGKFEE encoded by the coding sequence ATGAAACTCAATGATCTGAGTCCAGCGCCGGGTTCCCGTCGCGAAAAGCATCGTCCGGGCCGTGGTATCGGTAGTGGTTTGGGTAAGACTGGTGGCCGTGGTCACAAAGGTCAAACTTCCCGCTCCGGTGGCACCATTGCTCCAGGCTTTGAAGGCGGTCAACAGCCGCTGCATCGTCGCCTGCCGAAGTTCGGTTTCGTTTCCCTGAAAGCCATGGATCGCGCAGAAGTGCGTCTGTCCGAGCTGGCTAAAGTGGAAGGCGACATCGTTACCGTGCAGTCCCTGAAAGATGCCAACGTGATTAACCAGAACGTTCAGCGTGTGAAAATCATGCTGTCCGGCGAAGTTACTCGCGCTGTGACCATCAAGGGCATCGCAGCCACCAAAGGTGCGCGTGCGGCTATCGAAGCAGCTGGCGGCAAGTTCGAGGAATAA
- the secY gene encoding preprotein translocase subunit SecY: MAKQGALSALGKGGMSELWARLRFLFMAIIVYRIGAHIPVPGINPDRLADLFRQSEGTILSLFNMFSGGALERMSIFALGIMPYISASIIMQLMTAVSPQLEQLKKEGESGRRKISQYTRYGTVVLALVQAIGMSVGLAGQGVAFTGDFGFHFVAVSTFVAGAMFMMWLGEQITERGVGNGISMLIFAGIVAGLPRAIGQSFESARQGDINIFALVAIGLLAVAIIGFVVFIERGQRRIAVHYAKRQQGRKVFAAQTSHLPLKVNMAGVIPAIFASSILLFPASLGAWFGQSEGMGWLQDISQSIAPGQPLNILLFSAGIIFFCFFYTALMFNPKDVAENLKKSGAFIPGIRPGEQSARYIDGVLTRLTMFGALYMTAVCLLPQFLVVAANVPFYLGGTSLLIVVVVVMDFMSQVQSHLVSHQYESLMKKANLKGYGSGMLR; this comes from the coding sequence ATGGCTAAGCAAGGTGCTCTCTCTGCGCTCGGCAAAGGCGGTATGTCTGAACTCTGGGCTCGTCTGCGTTTTCTGTTCATGGCGATTATCGTCTATCGGATTGGCGCACACATCCCGGTTCCAGGTATCAACCCTGATCGACTCGCAGACCTGTTTCGACAGAGTGAGGGGACCATTCTTAGCTTGTTCAACATGTTTTCCGGCGGTGCGCTGGAGCGCATGAGTATTTTTGCATTGGGGATCATGCCGTACATTTCGGCATCGATCATCATGCAGCTCATGACCGCTGTCAGCCCACAGCTGGAGCAGTTGAAGAAGGAAGGTGAATCTGGCCGTCGTAAGATTAGCCAGTACACCCGCTACGGCACTGTCGTCCTAGCTCTGGTTCAGGCCATCGGCATGTCCGTTGGTCTGGCAGGGCAGGGCGTTGCGTTCACTGGTGACTTTGGCTTCCATTTCGTCGCGGTATCCACTTTTGTGGCTGGTGCGATGTTCATGATGTGGCTGGGTGAGCAGATTACTGAGCGTGGTGTTGGCAACGGTATCTCGATGTTGATTTTCGCAGGTATCGTCGCCGGTCTTCCGAGAGCGATCGGGCAGTCTTTCGAGTCTGCACGTCAGGGTGATATCAATATCTTTGCCCTGGTTGCGATCGGTTTGCTGGCAGTAGCGATTATCGGTTTTGTGGTGTTCATTGAGCGTGGCCAGCGTCGTATTGCTGTTCACTACGCCAAGCGTCAGCAGGGCCGTAAGGTGTTTGCTGCGCAGACCAGCCACTTGCCGCTGAAAGTGAATATGGCCGGTGTTATTCCTGCTATTTTCGCGAGCAGCATTTTGCTGTTTCCGGCTTCGTTGGGTGCCTGGTTCGGTCAGTCTGAAGGTATGGGCTGGTTGCAGGACATCTCGCAGTCGATCGCTCCTGGTCAGCCGTTGAATATTCTGCTGTTTAGTGCAGGGATTATTTTCTTCTGCTTCTTCTATACGGCGTTGATGTTCAATCCGAAAGACGTAGCGGAAAACCTGAAGAAGTCCGGTGCCTTTATTCCGGGTATCCGTCCAGGTGAGCAGTCGGCGCGCTACATTGATGGCGTTCTGACCCGCTTGACCATGTTCGGTGCTCTATATATGACGGCCGTCTGCCTGTTGCCACAGTTCCTGGTGGTTGCTGCAAACGTTCCGTTCTACCTTGGCGGGACCTCGTTGCTGATCGTGGTCGTGGTTGTTATGGACTTCATGTCGCAAGTACAATCGCACCTCGTTTCCCACCAGTACGAATCCCTGATGAAGAAAGCCAACCTGAAGGGTTACGGTAGCGGCATGCTGCGTTAA
- the rpmJ gene encoding 50S ribosomal protein L36, translated as MKVRASVKKLCRNCKIIRREGVVRVICSAEPRHKQRQG; from the coding sequence ATGAAAGTTCGTGCATCGGTGAAAAAGCTGTGCCGTAACTGCAAGATTATTCGCCGCGAAGGTGTTGTTCGAGTAATTTGCAGCGCGGAACCACGTCACAAGCAGCGCCAAGGCTGA
- the rpsM gene encoding 30S ribosomal protein S13: MARIAGVNIPDNKHTVISLTYIYGVGRTTAHKICAVTGVNPAAKIKDLSDEQIEQLRGEVAKFTTEGDLRRENNMKIKRLMDLGCYRGLRHRRGLPVRGQRTKTNARTRKGPRKPIRK, translated from the coding sequence ATGGCCCGTATTGCAGGCGTTAACATTCCAGATAACAAGCATACTGTTATCTCGCTGACCTACATCTATGGTGTTGGTCGCACTACTGCACACAAAATCTGTGCAGTGACTGGGGTAAACCCAGCTGCGAAGATCAAGGATCTGAGCGACGAGCAAATTGAACAGCTGCGTGGCGAAGTGGCGAAGTTCACCACTGAAGGTGATCTGCGTCGCGAAAACAACATGAAAATCAAGCGCTTGATGGATCTGGGCTGCTACCGCGGTCTGCGCCATCGTCGTGGTCTGCCAGTACGCGGTCAGCGTACCAAGACCAACGCGCGTACTCGCAAAGGTCCGCGTAAGCCGATCCGCAAGTAA
- the rpsK gene encoding 30S ribosomal protein S11 yields MAKPAARPRKKIKKTVVDGIAHIHASFNNTIVTITDRQGNALSWATSGGSGFRGSRKSTPFAAQVAAERAGQAALEYGLKNLDVNVKGPGPGRESAVRALNGCGYKIASITDVTPIPHNGCRPPKKRRV; encoded by the coding sequence ATGGCAAAACCTGCTGCTCGTCCTCGTAAGAAAATCAAAAAGACAGTGGTTGATGGCATCGCCCATATCCACGCGTCTTTCAACAACACCATCGTGACCATCACCGACCGTCAAGGTAACGCTCTTTCCTGGGCAACCTCCGGTGGTTCGGGTTTCCGCGGTTCTCGTAAGTCCACCCCGTTCGCTGCTCAAGTAGCTGCTGAGCGTGCTGGCCAAGCTGCGCTGGAATATGGCCTGAAGAACCTCGACGTTAACGTCAAGGGTCCAGGTCCAGGTCGTGAATCCGCAGTCCGCGCTTTGAACGGCTGTGGCTACAAGATCGCCAGCATCACCGACGTGACGCCAATCCCGCACAACGGGTGCCGTCCGCCGAAGAAGCGCCGCGTGTAA
- the rpsD gene encoding 30S ribosomal protein S4, with amino-acid sequence MARYIGPKCKLARREGTDLFLKSGVRAIESKCNIEAAPGIHGQRRGRQSDYGTQLREKQKVRRIYGVLERQFSGYYKQAAGKKGATGENLLQLLECRLDNVVYRMGFGSTRAESRQLVSHKSISVNGQTVNVPSYQVRAGDVVAVREKAKNQLRIVQALDLCAQRGRVEWVEVDTEKKSGVFKNVPARSDLSADINESLIVELYSK; translated from the coding sequence ATGGCTCGTTACATTGGTCCAAAATGCAAACTGGCTCGTCGCGAAGGCACCGATCTCTTCCTGAAGAGCGGCGTGCGCGCTATCGAATCCAAGTGCAACATCGAAGCAGCTCCTGGCATCCACGGCCAGCGTCGTGGTCGTCAATCCGACTACGGTACCCAGCTGCGTGAAAAGCAAAAAGTTCGTCGTATCTACGGCGTTCTGGAGCGTCAATTCAGCGGCTACTACAAGCAAGCAGCTGGCAAGAAAGGCGCAACCGGCGAAAACCTGTTGCAACTGCTTGAATGCCGTCTGGACAACGTTGTGTACCGCATGGGCTTCGGTTCTACTCGTGCCGAATCCCGTCAGCTGGTATCGCACAAGTCGATCAGCGTAAACGGTCAGACCGTTAACGTTCCGTCCTACCAGGTTCGTGCTGGTGACGTGGTTGCTGTTCGCGAGAAAGCAAAAAACCAACTTCGCATTGTCCAAGCTCTCGATCTGTGTGCCCAACGTGGCCGCGTAGAATGGGTAGAAGTAGACACTGAGAAGAAGTCGGGCGTTTTCAAGAACGTTCCAGCTCGCAGTGATCTGTCCGCCGACATCAACGAAAGCCTGATTGTCGAGCTCTACTCCAAGTAA